The Fibrobacter succinogenes genome includes the window TGGCTACATCAAGGCGCCTGCAATTGAAGGCCCGTGGACAAATGCTGTGGGCCAGGGCAAGGATAAGCTTGTTGGCGGTCGCGGCATTATTGGCTGCGATGGCGTTTCGTGGTGTTTTGACCCAGGTATCTTCATCGATGACGATGGAACCACCTATGTGACGTGGGGCGGTGGCGAAAGTAATAGCCGTCCGAATACAGATAACTTTGACATTGTCAAGTTGAACGACGCAAAGGATGCTCCGGTGGGCAACGGTTCTCACGTGAAGGTGAACAACTTGCCGACTCGCAAGATGCTTGAAGCTTCGTACATTCACAAGCACAAGGGAACTTACTACTTCTCTTACAGTACCGGCTGGCAGCAGGGCGCTCCGACGATTGACTATGGAACTTCGAATAACGTTATGGGTCCGTACACTTGGAAGGGTACCATTCTTGGCGACCCGAGCATGAACGGCCGTAGCATCAACGGTAACAATAACCACCATGGTATTGCCGAATTCAAGGGCCATTCTTACGTTGTCTATCATGATCGCCGTATCGCGAAGGGCCACAACGGCTTGGAAATTATCCCGGCCGATGACGGCAAGGCTAAACCGAACGAAGGTTACCACCGTAGCGTTTCCGTTGACGAAATGTTCTATAATGCCGACGGTACAATCCAGACGGTCAAGGTAACGGATGAAGGTCCGGAACAGATTGAAAACTTTGACCCGTATGATTGGTATCCGGCTCTCACGAGCTCCAAGCAGAAGGGTATCCGCAGCCGCTCTAACTTTGTGCAGGGCAAGGCCGCTGACCATGTGATGCTCCCGCTTTCGAGCAAGGAAGCTTGGCTCCGCGTGTCGGGCGTGGACTTTGGCGCTGGCGCAACGGGCTTTACCGTTGAAGCCGCAAGCACGGCTGATGGTAACAAGGTCGAAATCCGCTCGGGTTCTGCAACGGGTACCTTGGCCGGTACTTGCACGCTTACGAAAACCAAGGATAAATCTACTTATGTCGAAAACAAGTGCGAAGTCGAAGGACTCAAGGGCATTGTAAAGCAGTTGTTCCTTGTGTTCAAGGGCTCTCAGGATTCTACCATGGCCGTGAAAGCTTGGGGCTTCGAAGGCAGTGGCACGACCCCGCCGGAACCGCAAAAACCGTTTAGCGGAAAGGCTTGGGAAATTCCGGGCAAGATTGAAATGGAAGACTTCGACATTCCTGGTTCTGGCCGCGGCAGCGAAATCAAATCTTACAGCGAAAATGATTCCGAAGACCATGGCATTGCTGAAGGCGACAAGAGCTACCGCGAAGGTACTGGCGTTGATATTTACAAGAAGGCTACGGGCTACATTGTGGGTTATAATCAGGCTGGTGAATGGCTTGAGTACACGGTGAATATCAAGGAAGCTGGCGACTACACGATGTTTGCTTCTGTAGCAACGGATAATTCTACGGCTAGCTTTACGCTCTCCATTGACGACAAGTCCATTGCCGAAGTTCCGGTGGCGGGCGACAGCTGGGATGATTTCGTCAAGGTCAAGGCTAATGTGACTTTGCCGGCTGGTGAACATATCCTCCGCTTTACTGTGACCGGCGACTGGTTCGATATCGACTACATGACCTTTGCAGCTGGTAAGGACGCGAAGGATCCGGATGATGGACAAGTGGCAATCCGTCCGATGGGCCGTATGGATGCAGCATCTGTTGCAACCTTCGACGTGTTCGATTTGACTGGCAAGAAGGTTGCTAGCTTTACCGCCCGCAGCATGCTCGAAGCGAAGAAACTTTGGCGCGAAAATGCTCAGGCCAAGAGCGTACAAGGCGTTAGCTTGATTCGCAACCGCAGCAACGGTGCTTTGGCTAGGGTCCGCACAGTTCGATAAAATCTTTAAAACAATACCCCAATCAGAAAGGCTTCCCGAAAGGGAAGCCTTTCTTTGTGTGAGTATTTGAATATCTTTGCTAAAGTTTGTTTAATGCATGTAACTTAAATGTAATATAAATAAAATTTTTATGTAAAACTTTCTTTATCTTCAATATTTGCTTTGTTTATTTGTAATATATGAATTATATTTTGTTGTTGTTATTTAAGATAATGTAATCTTGTTAACGACAAATTACTTTAAATAAAGGAGATAAAAATGAATTCAAAAGTGCTGCTAGCGTTTTCGCTTGCGGGTGTTGTTTCTGCACAGGCAGGTCTTGATGGTGATTATCTAGATCGTTTGTCGCCCAAAGCTCGTGCTTTTGTCGAAAAGTACAAAGCTGAAAAGGCAAACAAAAAATTGGATAATACTCAGAAAAGAAAGGTTGTCGTAAAGAGAGACGTTTTGGGACGTGCGGCAAAAAGTGGCCAATCTCAGGATTCTACGGTTTATGTTGTCGATAATGCAGTCGAACCGAAAATGGAAGTTACCGTTTTTGATTTGTCTTTGGAAAATGAAAGCGTAGAAAATTTGGGACCGGCTCATTATTCCTACAACGAAAAGACAAAAGAAGAAAACTTCTGGTTGAACGGAAAGAAGATGGACAAAAAGTCCTTCTTGAAAAAGACTGAAGATTGGGAAAACCGTCGAATGAAATTGCAAAAGCCGTTTAAACAGCCGTATAAAGCTTTCTTGACACCTACGGAAATTGAACGTAAATTGCAGTCTTCTGAAGATGTCTATATAGATGAACCTATGGAACAGAATGAAATTGCCAATTTCATTCCGTTCCAATATTCAGACCCTCTCTATGGTACAGTGTCGTCTAATTTTGCTACAAAGGATGAAGTCTTGGTTCTTTCTCAATTAGGCGTTGCTCATGCCAATGGTGATAAGGGAGATAATATCGGCATTTATTATGTAGATGCTGGTTGTGCAAGTGCTTCGCTCATTCCGAATTCTTCAAAGCATCGTGCTATGGCGTGCAATCGAAAAAATCAGCCTCATGCATCTCAGGTTACGACAGTTCTTCAAACCTTTGCGCCAAATGCTGTTGTTTATGGTTATGATTCGCAGAACTTCAATATGAAATCGGCTCCGGGCCCTTCAAACCCGACAGGTT containing:
- a CDS encoding carbohydrate-binding protein produces the protein MKLLKKVTMFGLLAGFGVSALADNPISTYHYLADPGAAADDDYFYIITDSDDPAPYNSDGYKIYALYAFRSRDMQNWTDYGIIYDARKVNGINDIWASGIAVHNGTFYIVFPDGGGGGIGYIKAPAIEGPWTNAVGQGKDKLVGGRGIIGCDGVSWCFDPGIFIDDDGTTYVTWGGGESNSRPNTDNFDIVKLNDAKDAPVGNGSHVKVNNLPTRKMLEASYIHKHKGTYYFSYSTGWQQGAPTIDYGTSNNVMGPYTWKGTILGDPSMNGRSINGNNNHHGIAEFKGHSYVVYHDRRIAKGHNGLEIIPADDGKAKPNEGYHRSVSVDEMFYNADGTIQTVKVTDEGPEQIENFDPYDWYPALTSSKQKGIRSRSNFVQGKAADHVMLPLSSKEAWLRVSGVDFGAGATGFTVEAASTADGNKVEIRSGSATGTLAGTCTLTKTKDKSTYVENKCEVEGLKGIVKQLFLVFKGSQDSTMAVKAWGFEGSGTTPPEPQKPFSGKAWEIPGKIEMEDFDIPGSGRGSEIKSYSENDSEDHGIAEGDKSYREGTGVDIYKKATGYIVGYNQAGEWLEYTVNIKEAGDYTMFASVATDNSTASFTLSIDDKSIAEVPVAGDSWDDFVKVKANVTLPAGEHILRFTVTGDWFDIDYMTFAAGKDAKDPDDGQVAIRPMGRMDAASVATFDVFDLTGKKVASFTARSMLEAKKLWRENAQAKSVQGVSLIRNRSNGALARVRTVR